The Capra hircus breed San Clemente chromosome 22, ASM170441v1, whole genome shotgun sequence DNA segment CTGACTGCACTGGGGCCCATGCCCTGGGTTTCACTAGTCTGAATTCGTGTTTAAATTCCACATCATATTGTTCTTGCCTTACCTTCTATTCCTGTCTGGTCCTGGGCCATTGGTTCTAGCTTTTCCTTTCTTATCCCAGAACCCTAGATTGCATAAGGACGCTGAGCGGACTCCTGGAGCATCACAGCCAGAGGCTGGTGCTTGTCTCTGCCTGCAGCAGGCTCCTGGGGTGTGAGGGCTCAGGGCCGCTTTGGGCAGTCTTAGGAGGAAGCCACGGGAGAGGTGGGATCACAAGAAGGGCACCTGAGTGGTAACAGCGCACGGCAGTAGAGGAAGGGAAAGGGGATGCAGATTGCCTCCCCACTTGACTGGTTGAATTCTGTCCCTTCCTTTACCCAGCCCCGTGTATGGATTCATCTTCCTGTTCAAATGGATCGAAGAGCGCCGATCCCGTCGCAAGGTCTCTACCTTGGTGGATGATACATCTGTGATTGATGATGATATTGTGAATAACATGTTCTTTGCCCACCAGGTCTGCTGGGCTCTGTGTTCTTTCTGGAGGGTGGGATGCTGCCATTTTCTTTGCTTGGAAAGTGGAAGTAGGGGAAGGCAAGAAGAGGAGATAGGCAGATACCACAGGTGGTGGTTACAGAAGTCCCGAGGCAGAAGGAACTGAGCTCTTCTTCATGAAAAACAGGAAGTCTCTTTAAAGCAGGGTGATGCCTGAGTCCATTTTCCATGTCCCCAAACAGCTGATGGGTACTTAGTTGAATGAAAAGATGTTGGGTAAAGATGAGGAGAGCTGATGAGGATTGTCCAGATGTGACTGTCCTCCCTGGGACCCCTTTCCCGATGAGTATGGGCTTGGTCTGAGGCATGCTGTAGACGGGTGACTGTTCTTTGTTTCACAGCTGATCCCCAACTCTTGTGCCACCCATGCCCTGCTGAGCGTGCTCCTGAACTGCAGCAATGTGGACCTGGGGCCCACCCTGAGTCGCATGAAGGACTTCACCAAAGGCTTCAGCCCCGAGGTAGGCCACAGTGCCTTCCACTTGTCAGAAAAGGAGACAGACCTGGGGGAAAAGGAACATTCCTTAAGTGAAGCCCTGTTAGGACTTCATCAGGCCACGTTGTTCTCCAGTGTCCACTGATTACCGTGCAGGGCCAGTAGAGCCtatcttttgggggctccagagctcTCTTCTTCCCCAATCAGGCCTTCAGGAGGGTCCACCTGTGATTGTTCCAGTTCCTGGAAGGCCTCCAGGCCTGCTCTCCTGAGCTCTGTGGCCCACCTGAGGCCCACCTGAGAAGTTGCTCTGATGTGGCCTTATTTTCCTTCCTCTAGAGCAAAGGATATGCGATTGGCAATGCTCCGGAGTTGGCCAAGGCACATAATAGCCATGCCAGGTGTGTGGGAGCTGTGGGAACTGATGGGGGTGGGGACAAGGAACGGGGTTGTCCCACTCTGGGCGCTGACTGTGTCCTTCCCCAGGCCTGAGCCCCGCCACCTCCCCGAGAAGCAGAATGGCCTTAGTGCTGTGCGGACCATGGAAGCCTTCCACTTTGTCAGCTATGTGCCTATCACAGGCCGGCTTTTTGAGCTGGATGGGCTGAAGGTCTACCCCATTGACCATGGTAGGGGGTTTCTGTGCTGACCTCCTAGGGGGCTGGGGCCCGGGGTCCTCAGCGGGGTGGGTCTTAAGGCTCTGGCTGGATGGCACGTTGCACTGCATTGTCCGACTGGCCCCCTCTGGCTCAACTGCTGTCCATCCTCCTCCCACTCCTGGCCTGCCCAAGTTCAGGGTTTCCCACCTGCTGACTCCTCGTCTTCATttccccagggccctggggggAGGACGAGGAGTGGACGGATAAAGCCCGGCGGGTCATCATGGAGCGTATTGGCCTCGCCACTGCAGGGTAAGGACTCTGTGCCTACCCTGCCCTCTGGAGCTGTGCCCCCATCGGGAGGGACACGGAAGAGGGGACTGAGGTGGAGAGAGACCAGATGACTTGTGCGTGGCCACATGATGGATTTGGCAAAAGCAGGATCAGATCTTGGGCTCTCAGCTCCTTGCCCTATTTCCCATCCAGGCTACGTATGGCCTGCTGCAGGATAGACTGGGGAGGGGCAGGCCGTGGTGGAGCCCCGGGTGGCCCAGGTGTGCTGGCTCACacttcctgccaggctcctcacaCAGCTTGCTGGAAGGCCCCGGCTGAGGTGCCTGGTGTGCATGGCCCGCTGCTGCCCGCCTGTGGGGGTGGGGCCTGTACCTGTGGCTGCAGGGGTGACTTCAGGGAGCCCTGCCAGCGTATCTGCCTCCTGATGGCGGGGCCAGGGTGAGAGCTGCTCTCACGGCTGCGGCTGTGACTGCAGGGAGCCCTACCATGACATACGCTTCAATCTGATGGCGGTGGTGCCCGACCGCAGAATCAAGTATGAGGCCAGGCTACACGTGTTGAAGGTGAACCGTCAGACCGTACTGGAGGCCCTGCAGCAGGTGGGGACCCCTCCTGCCCAATCCGTGACTGGCCCTGCCACCCACTCCTGTCCACGGGGGCCTCTGTCTCTTGATTCCCCAGTTATTCTCTATTGTGGGTCTGGGCTTCAACTAACCACTCCTTTCCTTGACTCCCACGGTGGGACTtggtgaggggagggggaggatagTCTCTGAAAGGAGGTCTGGctgatttctttcccttttgagTGTGTGGAGCCTAGGCCCTTAGCCGTCTGGGGTGGAAGCCAGGGTCTGCCTTCACTCCTTTGCACCTTGGATTTTTATTTCAGCTGATCAGGGTAACACAGCCAGAGCTGATTCAGACCCATAAGTCTCAAGAGTCACAGCTGCCTGAAGAGTCCAAACCCACCAGCAGCAAGTCCCCTCTGGCACTGGAAACAAGCAGGGCTCCGGTGGCCTCTGAGAGCACCCACACAGGTACTGGAGCCTCTCGGGCCTCCGAGCCGCCCCCTCACAGCTTGACGTTGGAGGCCCAAGCAGAGCAGGTCTTTTTCTGTGGAGGCTTGGGCAGTGGTTCAGGGCTCCTGTGGGCAGTCAGAAGTCTGAAGCCTgcagccctctcccctccccttggaACATGAAGAGCGGTCCCTCCCTAAAGAAAGGGCTGCCATGACCACAGGCCCCCAAGCCTTCTCTCTGAAGTATATGCCCTTTCTGCTTCTctctggaccttttttttttttttccaccttctCTTTTAATCTCGCTCTTTTCCTGTGTCACTGTGGCCACGTTTGTTGATGCTAAATCCATCAGCTGTCTCTTCTGTTCTTctctgggaaggggaggggagaccAGGCCTGAGGACAACTTTTCTTGAGGGTCTGGCTGAAAGTCCTATCCATGCCCCTCCCTCTCTCAGATGGTGTGGAGGAGGTGGCTGGTTCGTGCCCACAAGCCCCGACCCACAGCCCTCCTAGCAAACCCAAGCTGGTGGTGAAGCCTCCAGGGAGCAACATCAATGGGGTTCCCCCCAACCCCACTCCTATTGTGCAGCGGCTGCCAGCCTTTCTGGACAATCACAACTATGCCAAGTCCCCCATGCAGGTAAGGGGGGAGGGTTCTCACCAGGGTTCTCTGGAGAGCCTTCCCCAGGCACTTTGCTCACGTGGGCTCACGCATGTCTGCTCTCTGTCCCAGCCTAGGTGACCAGGGTTCTCTGACACTCAGAAGTGCCCACAACTGCAGGGATTtagggaggcagagagagctcCTCTGGCAAATTCAGTCTCACAACTGTGGGGCTAAATGTTTAGGGCATGGGGTTGGGTTCTACCACCAAAGTAAATGCAGATGTTTCAGGGCACTCTCTTTCTCTTAGAAGCCCCGTGTAGGCAGGGGCAGGGAGTGCTCTGGAGCACCCAGAGGGGTTCAGTGGGCTCAGCCCGGAGAACCATGCTGGCTTTCTGGGGGAGGTGCCGTGTCTGGCCAGGGCTGACTGGCTGCTGGCTCACGGCCACACTGGGCCTCTGCTCCAGGAGGAGGAAGACCTGGCAGCGGGTGTGGGCCGCAGCAGAGTTCCAGTGCGCCCGCCCCAGCAGTACTCAGACGATGAGGATGACTACGAGGATGAGGAGGAGGACGACGCGCAGAGCACCAGCTCCGCCATCAGGTCAGCCCCGCCTCTGTTAAGGCTGGAGGTTGGGGGCTGCAGCGCCTATCTTGACGCTTCCAACACAGAGAATGCCCTTCAGCAGATGCTGCTGGACGCCTGCTGAGTGCAGGGCCCGGGGGGGCAGACGTGAAGGGGCCGGGTGCAGATGCCCAGAAGTTTTCAGAGGGCTTGGGGCAGGGCTGTGCACATTTAAGCAGACATTGAGACATGACCTATTTGGAGGTGGCCTTTTGTTCATGCCTGGAAGGACGGGGTGGGGTGTCTGCTGGAAGACACAGCATTGGCCAGAAGTGAGGCAGCTGGAATAGAGGAGGTGTTCTCAGAGGACACCTGGCTGCAGCTGTCAGAGCTCAGGGTGCTAGGCTGGGCGTGGCCAGGTCAGGCTGCTGGAGCTGCAGGGTCACTTCCTGAGGCTAAGTGTTCAGGTCATCCTGGGCACTGCTGGGTGTGGTCCCCTGGCGTCTTCCTTGGGCTCACCCCTCCTTGGGCCCCGCAGGTATAAGCGAAAGGGCCCGGGGAAGCCAGGGCCGTTGAGCAGCTCTGGGGATGGGCAGCTGTCAGTGCTGCAGCCCAACACCATCAGCGTCTTGGCCGAGAAGCTCACAGAGTCCCAGAAGGACCTCTCGATTCCCCTGTCCATCAAGACGAGCAGCGGGGCCGGGAGTCCAGCTGTGGCAGTGCCCACACACTCGCAGCCCTCGCCCACCCCCAGCAACGAGAGCACGGACACAGCCTCTGAGATCGGCAGCGCTTTCAATTCGCCACTGCGCTCGCCTATCCGCTCAGCCAACCCCACGCGGCCCTCTAGTCCCGTCACCTCCCACATCTCCAAGGTGCTTTTTGGAGAGGACGACAGCCTGCTGCGTGTTGACTGCATACGCTACAATCGTGCTGTACGCGACCTCGGTCCTGTCATCAGCACGGGCCTCCTGCACCTGGCTGAGGATGGTGTGCTGAGTCCCCTGGCACTGACAGGTGGGCCTTGGGCTGGTTCCCTGGCCTCTTGGCATATTGGAGAGGGGGGTGGCCAAGTGACCACCACGCATCCTGCACCCTGATGGGtcttctcttgccttctcttCCCAGAGAGTGGGAAGGGTTCCTCCCCTTCCATCAGACCGAGCCAAGGCAGCCAGGGGTCTGGCAGcccagaggagaaggaggtggtggAGGCTGTGGACAGTAGAGAGAAGCCGGGGCTGGTCAGGCCTAGCGAGCCCTTGAATGGGGAGAAGTATTCACCCAAGGTGAGCCCTTCTGCGGCTTCCTTTCCTAGTCCTGACAAGGGCTGGGCCCAGGGCACTGCCGTCCAGGTGCTGAGTTCCTAGTGGGAATTATGGTGTTGAGGGTGGTGCCCAAAGCCGGCTGCCAGGAAGCCTGTCTGGGTGGGTAGCGGCGGGGGCCTTGATAGGCTCCAGGGCCTCTGGCTGCTTGCCCTTGCCTCTTGTTGCCTCCTGGTAGTTGGGCCTTGGGGCTGGCCAGCCCCTCTTCACGGGTGCAATTGCTGTGTTTTGGCAGGAGCTGCTAGCGCTGCTGAAGTGTGTGGAGGCTGAGATTGCAAACTATGAGGCCTGTCTCAAGGAAGAagtggagaagaggaagaagttcAAGGTGGGCCCTGTCTCCAGCGGCCTGTTTTGCTGCCCACCTGTCTTCCCAGAGGCACGACCTGCTAGGGTCGGCTGGTGGCTGCTCTGGGGAGATGGCTGCAGCGTCCTCAGGTCCTGATCCTTCTCTCCCACAGATTGACGACCAGAGAAGGACCCACAACTACGATGAGTTCATCTGCACCTTCATCTCCATGCTGGCTCAGGAAGGTGAGCCAGGCTCAGCACCCTGGCCCTCAGGCCCCTTTCCTCTGGCCTCTGGGGGCACTTGAGCTGACTGTGGtcttggggagggcagggagagccTCAGCCCCCGACCTGAGGCTACAGCCAGTTGAGTCGCGGCTCCCAGGCATCCAGCCGCCTGCTCCAGGGCCTGCGTCTCTCCACAGGCATGCTGGCCAACCTGGTGGAGCAGAACATCTCAGTGCGACGGCGCCAGGGGGTCAGCATTGGCCGGCTCCACAAGCAGCGGAAGCCGGACCGGCGGAAACGCTCCCGTCCCTATAAGGCCAAGCGCCAGTGAGGACTGCTGGCCAGACcctgtgttcactcttgccgcCTGGCCCTCACCAGGGCCCTTCCCTGCCCCGTCCCCCTCTTCCCAGTATTACCGGATAGTTCCAGTTGGAGAGCCCAGACCCTGGGAATGGGAGCCAAGCTGGGATCCTCGGCCTCGTGTCCCTGGGCTTGGCAGGGCAGGCTGGCCCCGTCGTGCTCTGGAGGCAGCAGCTAGACCTGAGGCCCAGTGAGGTGCTGCAGCTTCCTCCACAGCCGGCTGTGGAGTGGCAGGACCTGGCCTTTCTGCCTGGGcagcagaatatatattttacctACAGAGAcgtctatttttctgggctctggcCTATCTTGCCACCACTGTGTTGACATAGTCAGCTTCCTGATTCTGAGTTCTCTCCTAACACTGTCACCCTGGAGGGCCGGAGTCACTCTTGCAGGGTCACAGCTGGGGGCCACGTGAGCAGTGGGCCCTGCTGCTCCAGCCCCCAGTTGTTCCTGCTGTTGAGCAAGCCAGGTCTGCTCTTCACTCCTCCTGGGAGAGCTCCAGACTCAGGGCCCTGGCTGCTGGACTATGCTGGGAGTGGGGTGTCCCAGCAGGGGTGGGATGAGCAGCCTGCTGGGGTCCCATGGCCTGAGCAGAGAGGAGTGTTTGAGCTGGTTGGCCTGGTTCCAGCCAGCCTCGTCGAGACTGCTCTCTGTGGCAGGGCCCTGGGCTCCTTGTCTTCAGTGTTGTGGCCCTGGCAAGGGGCCTGCCTTGGGCTCCTGGGCTCAGAGGAGCCTCTGCCCAGGCCCTCAGTATTACCATGTCTCCTTCCTTTTAGAGACAGCAGAGACAGGGCTGCTTGCAAAAGCTGGCACCACTCAGCTCTCCCTGCCATGCCAGCTTTCTCAGCTTCTGCAGGGCACTCAGGGTGGGGGACAGCAGGACCAAGTCAACCAGTTGGAGCCCCATGTTCCCAGAGGGCCTGATGGCCAAGGGCTAATGGGTCCAGCATTGCCTGTGGAGCTCAGGCCCCAGACGGAGCCCCATGGCCTTCGGCAGGTGGCTCTGAGGTGATACAAGCCGGCCCCTTATGTGTACATAGtgactggggtgggggggcagctGTAGGTATGGCAGCTGCCTCTGTGCTAAGCATAGCCCAACCCCTCTGGCCCCTGTAAatactggatggatggatgaataaaacTCTCCTTAAAAATAAGCCCACCTGGTGCTTGCTGGCCTGAGATTTGGAGGCCAGGCTGTGGTGGGAATGAGGACCTAACCAGATCTGGGCTGGGCCGTGTGTGTGACCAGAGATGGGAGGTGAGTGCATTCTCAGGCATTCTGCCTTCTGGGGCAGAGGTTCTTGGGACCCTAGGTCTGGGGTTTACGACCTGAGCTGGGCGGGGGGGAGGCAGGGCTTCGGTGGGAGGCAGGGCTGTGGACCCCGAGCAGTGGTGTGCAAGGTGCACCATGGGAGGGGAGGGCTGCGGCTTTACCGGAGCTTGATGGCTTTGGAACCTGAGAGGTGCGGGACTCAGTGGAGATGGCAGCTCTGTCTTTAGTCCTGTCTGGCACGCTGTCCCTGGAGGGATCCTGGAACCTCACAAGGCTCACCTCTCTTCCCTTGTTGCAGGTCAAAGCTTCCAGCTCTGCCACACTTCCCCCTGCTAAGCACATTCTCTCTCGAGGCCACTGCAGCCTCACCCCCACCTTCCTTGGCCGTGGGTCCTACAGAAGAGGCCTGGTGTAAGGAGCTAAGGCTCAGCGGGACCGCTCAGGAAATGCAACTTTAATTGGCCCCAGCTCTTCTGTCTGTGTCTAGTAGTCCAGGGCACAGATTAGGGCCACACCACGCTTTATCCAGTGTCGCTGGGGCTGGTCAGTGGGGATCTCCACGGCAATGACGTAGTTTGTGGAGTGGCCGGTGGTCGATAGTGTTCCTGGAGCAGGCGAGAGGGGAGGAGGTTAAGTTGTCTGCCTCAGTTGGGGCAGGAACAGGGTATATAAAGGAAGGTGGTCCCTTGGTGACTGAGCTTGGGACAAGGAAGGGACCTGATCCAAGAGGAAGCCTGTCTGGCTCAGGCTCAGACCTGCCCTGGGTTACTACACCTGTTAAGGACTGGAATGGGACAGCTGACACCCCTGCTCATTCCCTGCTGGATGCAGCCCGGGCCCACCCATCCTGTCTGGGCCTGTCGGCTCCTGGGAACCTCCACTGGCAGGCTTGGGGCTCCCAGGATCCAACATGGGTCTGCTGAGGGAGTTGAGGGTGGTGAGCTCAGGGGCCACTCCCCACAGACTCAGCCCAGCCCCTGAACACCACCCTGCCCGCTGCTGGACCAGCTCCGTCTGGGCCTCAGGAGTGCTGACTGACCTCTGCCAGCCATCTCATTCAGCTAACCTGGGTCAGCCTAACCGGCCCAACCCTGGGCCCCGCCTATGGCCCTCTGTGTGGTGTCGGCTCCCCTGCCCTGGGACCGTACCAGCACGGGTCAGCGTCTTGTAGATGGGACACAGGTAGAAGTCCTGGTCTTGGACCTTGCGGTTGGGCGTGGGCAGGAGCCAGATAACGGCCATCTCTGTGTACAGCTCCTTAGGCCGAGACTCAGCCAGCTGGAAGGCTGAAGGGTCCCATCGGGCACCTTCCAGGAACAGTCCGTGGATGAAGCACCCCTCCTTGGGCCTGGTCTTGAGCTCTGACACTGACTGGCGCATTACCTGGTGTGGACACACAGATGCCTCTCACATAGAAACCGCAGAATCTGGGGTAGGATTTGGGTCCTGAGGGCTCTGCCTGCCCCAGCATCGGCTATTTTAGCTGGTAGCGTATAGCCTGCGCCCCAGCCCTAGGGATTTCCCTGGGGCTATAGTCTCACCTGGCTCTTCCTGACCCCTGACCCGGGCTCAGGAGTTCCCTGATCCTGCCAGCCAGCTGTGGCCTCAGTGCCCGTCCCACCTGGGCCACACCCCCCAGCCTGTCACCTGGCCTGACCCTGGCTGAGTCCAGACCTTGAAATCGAAGGAGATGGTGTCGATGGAGATGACAGACTTGCGGGCGTAGTTCTGCAGAGTGCCTGTCAGGAAAGCCTGGGGGAAGAAGAAGCCACTGATCCAGAAGACGGCTGGGATGCCCTCGGAGATCCAGGTCTGCAGGAAGTCCAGGCGCTGCAGCAGGTCCATGACCCACGAGGACAGTGGCTTAAGCGATGGGTAGGCCTTGGCCTTCCAGAGCTCGGGCACAGAGTTGTTGTACAGGCTGGCAGCCATCAGCTCCAGCTGTGAGGACATCACCACCAGCCCCTTAAGGGCTTTGAGCAGGTCTCTCAGCGACTGTGTGATCACTTGTAGCAGCCGGTTGTACCTACAGAGCCAGTG contains these protein-coding regions:
- the BAP1 gene encoding ubiquitin carboxyl-terminal hydrolase BAP1 isoform X1, with translation MNKGWLELESDPGLFTLLVEDFGVKGVQVEEIYDLQSKCQGPVYGFIFLFKWIEERRSRRKVSTLVDDTSVIDDDIVNNMFFAHQLIPNSCATHALLSVLLNCSNVDLGPTLSRMKDFTKGFSPESKGYAIGNAPELAKAHNSHARPEPRHLPEKQNGLSAVRTMEAFHFVSYVPITGRLFELDGLKVYPIDHGPWGEDEEWTDKARRVIMERIGLATAGEPYHDIRFNLMAVVPDRRIKYEARLHVLKVNRQTVLEALQQLIRVTQPELIQTHKSQESQLPEESKPTSSKSPLALETSRAPVASESTHTDGVEEVAGSCPQAPTHSPPSKPKLVVKPPGSNINGVPPNPTPIVQRLPAFLDNHNYAKSPMQEEEDLAAGVGRSRVPVRPPQQYSDDEDDYEDEEEDDAQSTSSAIRYKRKGPGKPGPLSSSGDGQLSVLQPNTISVLAEKLTESQKDLSIPLSIKTSSGAGSPAVAVPTHSQPSPTPSNESTDTASEIGSAFNSPLRSPIRSANPTRPSSPVTSHISKVLFGEDDSLLRVDCIRYNRAVRDLGPVISTGLLHLAEDGVLSPLALTESGKGSSPSIRPSQGSQGSGSPEEKEVVEAVDSREKPGLVRPSEPLNGEKYSPKELLALLKCVEAEIANYEACLKEEVEKRKKFKIDDQRRTHNYDEFICTFISMLAQEGMLANLVEQNISVRRRQGVSIGRLHKQRKPDRRKRSRPYKAKRQ
- the BAP1 gene encoding ubiquitin carboxyl-terminal hydrolase BAP1 isoform X2 produces the protein MNKGWLELESDPGLFTLLVEDFGVKGVQVEEIYDLQSKCQGPVYGFIFLFKWIEERRSRRKVSTLVDDTSVIDDDIVNNMFFAHQLIPNSCATHALLSVLLNCSNVDLGPTLSRMKDFTKGFSPESKGYAIGNAPELAKAHNSHARPEPRHLPEKQNGLSAVRTMEAFHFVSYVPITGRLFELDGLKVYPIDHGPWGEDEEWTDKARRVIMERIGLATAGIKYEARLHVLKVNRQTVLEALQQLIRVTQPELIQTHKSQESQLPEESKPTSSKSPLALETSRAPVASESTHTDGVEEVAGSCPQAPTHSPPSKPKLVVKPPGSNINGVPPNPTPIVQRLPAFLDNHNYAKSPMQEEEDLAAGVGRSRVPVRPPQQYSDDEDDYEDEEEDDAQSTSSAIRYKRKGPGKPGPLSSSGDGQLSVLQPNTISVLAEKLTESQKDLSIPLSIKTSSGAGSPAVAVPTHSQPSPTPSNESTDTASEIGSAFNSPLRSPIRSANPTRPSSPVTSHISKVLFGEDDSLLRVDCIRYNRAVRDLGPVISTGLLHLAEDGVLSPLALTESGKGSSPSIRPSQGSQGSGSPEEKEVVEAVDSREKPGLVRPSEPLNGEKYSPKELLALLKCVEAEIANYEACLKEEVEKRKKFKIDDQRRTHNYDEFICTFISMLAQEGMLANLVEQNISVRRRQGVSIGRLHKQRKPDRRKRSRPYKAKRQ
- the BAP1 gene encoding ubiquitin carboxyl-terminal hydrolase BAP1 isoform X3; this translates as MNKGWLELESDPGLFTLLVEDFGVKGVQVEEIYDLQSKCQGPVYGFIFLFKWIEERRSRRKLIPNSCATHALLSVLLNCSNVDLGPTLSRMKDFTKGFSPESKGYAIGNAPELAKAHNSHARPEPRHLPEKQNGLSAVRTMEAFHFVSYVPITGRLFELDGLKVYPIDHGPWGEDEEWTDKARRVIMERIGLATAGEPYHDIRFNLMAVVPDRRIKYEARLHVLKVNRQTVLEALQQLIRVTQPELIQTHKSQESQLPEESKPTSSKSPLALETSRAPVASESTHTDGVEEVAGSCPQAPTHSPPSKPKLVVKPPGSNINGVPPNPTPIVQRLPAFLDNHNYAKSPMQEEEDLAAGVGRSRVPVRPPQQYSDDEDDYEDEEEDDAQSTSSAIRYKRKGPGKPGPLSSSGDGQLSVLQPNTISVLAEKLTESQKDLSIPLSIKTSSGAGSPAVAVPTHSQPSPTPSNESTDTASEIGSAFNSPLRSPIRSANPTRPSSPVTSHISKVLFGEDDSLLRVDCIRYNRAVRDLGPVISTGLLHLAEDGVLSPLALTESGKGSSPSIRPSQGSQGSGSPEEKEVVEAVDSREKPGLVRPSEPLNGEKYSPKELLALLKCVEAEIANYEACLKEEVEKRKKFKIDDQRRTHNYDEFICTFISMLAQEGMLANLVEQNISVRRRQGVSIGRLHKQRKPDRRKRSRPYKAKRQ